The Theileria annulata chromosome 3, complete sequence, *** SEQUENCING IN PROGRESS *** genome has a segment encoding these proteins:
- a CDS encoding proteasome subunit, putative (note;~Tap-24g11.q1c.C.cand.132 - score = 10.72), with translation MVGIGAGYDLSVSTFSPDGRVFQVEYATKAVDSAPTAIAVVFSDGIVFAADSLACGTQDDSPYANVLQAKPAWRVFAIDEQIGAVVAGLLPDAKCVIKRAQEECKSFFKEYGTKPPVRIIAERIALFVHAYTLYWHVRPFGVSILLAGINNNTLNWIDVDELYCIESNGACYKYGGMAIGKGKHIAKTEIEKLNLKEKKCKESLKDICYIISQCRDESSLKTSDIQMAWICTDSNYTYQIIPQDLINLAKNQSTQN, from the exons ATGGTTGGAATTGGTGCTGGTTATGATTTATCTGTATCAACATTTTCACCAGATGGTAGAGTATTTCAAGTAGAATATGCTACAAAAGCTGTAGATTCCGCACCTACAGCTATTGCTGTAGTATTTTCTGATGGTATTGTATTTGCAGCAGATTCTTTAGCTTGTGGTACACAAGATGATTCACCATATGCTAATGTATTACAAGCAAAACCAGCTTGGCGTGTATTTGCAATTGATGAACAAATAGGAGCTGTAGTTGCAGGTCTATTACCTGATGccaaatgtgtaataaaaAGAGCACAAGAAGAATGTAAATCATTCTTTAAAGAATATGGTACTAAACCACCAGTAAGAATCATTGCTGAACGTATAGCTTTATTTGTACACGCATATACTTTATATTGGCATGTCAGACCATTTGGTGTTTCTATATTATTAGCtggaattaataataatacac TTAATTGGATTGATGTAGATGAATTATATTGTATTGAAAGTAATGGAGCATGTTATAAATATGGTGGAATGGCAATAGGAAAAGGAAAACATATAGCAAAAACAGAAATAgagaaattaaatttaaaagaaaaaaagTGTAAAGAATCATTAAAAGatatttgttatataatatcaCAATGTAGAGATGAAAGTTCACTTAAAACTAGTGATATACAAATGGCATGGATTTGTACTGATTCTAATTATACATATCAAATCATACCACAAGATTTAATTAATCTTGCTAAAAATCAATCTACACAAAATTAA
- a CDS encoding U2 snRNP auxiliary factor, putative (note;~Tap-24g11.q1c.C.cand.131 - score = 8.64), with protein MAEHLARIIGTEEDRVNCPFFWKIGACRHGDQCSRTHYKPSAAQTLVIRHMYQNPPVAIAIAEGQMISDELLDKAADHFEEFFEEVFLELMKYGEIEDMVVCDNIGDHIIGNVYIKYSDESAACRAVTSLSGRYYGGRPIQCEYTPVTDFREARCRQFVEGQCRRGGYCNFMHIKHVPRSLRRKLMTRMYQEFPEYKKRIPYHRSGSPYKRKRQTSEERRDMIEQWNRERESKNIS; from the exons atGGCAGAACATTTGGCTAGAATAATTGGTACAGAAGAAGATAGAGTAAATTGTCCATTTTTTTGGAAAATTGGTGCTTGTCGTCATGGTGATCAATGTAGTAGAACACATTATAAACCTTCTGCTGCACAAACACTTGTTATACGTCATATGTATCAAAATCCACCTGTTGCTATTGCTATTGCTGAAGGACAAATGA TATCGGATGAATTATTGGATAAAGCGGCAGATCATTTTGAAGAGTTTTTTGAAGAAGTTTTTTTAGAATTGATGAAATATGGTGAAATTGAAGATATGGTCGTCTGTGATAATATTGGTGATCATATAATAGGAAATGtttatatcaaatattcTGATGAATCTGCTGCTTGTAGAGCTGTTACTTCATTATCTGGTAGATATTATGGTG gACGTCCTATACAATGTGAATATACACCTGTAACGGATTTTCGTGAAGCACGTTGTAGACAATTTGTAGAAGGACAATGTAGACGTGGTGGttattgtaattttatgcATATTAAACATGTACCAAGATCATtaagaagaaaattaatgaCTCGTATGTATCAAGAATTTCcagaatataaaaaaagAATACCATATCATAG aagTGGAAGTCCATATAAAAGAAAACGACAAACTAGTGAAGAACGTCGTGATATGATTGAACAATGGAATCGTGAAAGAgaatctaaaaatatttcataa
- a CDS encoding uncharacterized protein (note;~Tap-24g11.q1c.cand.106 - score = 24.38), whose translation MLNKLIGFRKEIIIGSLGIGTIYFGYKNLQNYFQYNQSNIKIIKNEILNENLEKIYNNINKKDLLLRNGDLIFIKYNLDKLKFFNKYKLLLLRNLCFNRIFDDVGIIYTNNTNIYILLIPSIKLHNITNIQHILTNRQDNTNREENTSVTVDNTNREENTNTTVVNKDTTSGKVDKNRGIIAIELDDLIRENRPDLISIRRLICTNSIRENLLKSINSTVIELRNSISPFLYLILTNWLHNFTNKDKFLNALTLYNDLNYSKQILIHNNKQLFNTLTRLHNSSVTVLGQADSSSNSTEDSSSTEDSSSTNSTNGTEDISTVGPSTVTMGKGANFTAMECTSEKNINEIAVVTKTRESGTFLDSKVTSTEGDTKGDTKGDTEEVGEEGGAVVASTVMEDIIDELIEIDEKLKNYEIQLIKYNNIINNFILSNKKSNAGELNTNEPTVTESTVTEPNPVESNTTEPNTISNTKSVTKSNTVELNKSLKRIRKKKYLIGEMELINIIYKNSNLLPKNDINFSIYNFFGMDSLFNGTQESNIYLKLSSPFNIYNGSINKIRFQNLKYTQIQDILDYKL comes from the exons atgttaaataaattaattggatttagaaaagaaataattattgGTAGTTTAGGAATTGGTACAATATATTTTggttataaaaatttacaaaattattttcaatataatcaatcaaatattaaaattattaaaaat GAAATATTGAATGAGAATTTGGAGAagatatataataatataaataagaaagatttattattaagaaATGGTGATttgatatttataaaatataatttggataaattaaaattcttcaataaatataaattattattattaagaaATTTATGTTTTAATCGTATTTTTGATGATGTTggtattatatatactaataataccAATATCTATATACTCTTAATACCATCTATTAAACTAcataatattactaatatacAACATATTCTAACCAATAGACAAGATAATACTAATAGAGAAGAAAATACTAGTGTTACAGTAGATAATACTAATAGAGAAGAAAATACCAATACTACAGTAGTTAATAAGGATACTACCAGTGGTAAAGTGGATAAGAATAGAGGAATAATAGCTATAGAATTAGATGATTTAATACGTGAAAATAGACCAGATTTAATATCAATACGTAGACTTATATGTACAAATTCTATAagagaaaatttattaaaatcaattaattcaaCAGTAATTGAATTAAGAAATTCTATTAGTCCATTTCtatacttaattttaacaaattggttacataattttactaataaagataaatttcTAAATGCCTTGACACTttataatgatttaaattattctaaacaaattttaattcataataataaacaattatttaatacattaaCAAGATTACATAATtcctccgttacggtgcttggtcaagcagatagtagtagtaatagtactgaggatagtagtagtactgaggatagtagtagtactaatagtactaatgGTACTGAGGATATTAGTACcgttggaccaagcaccgttactatgggaaagggagctaattttacagctatggagtgtactagtgagaaaaatatcaatgaaattgctgttgtCACTAAAACCAGGGAGTCAGGTACTTTTTTGGATAGTAAGGTTACTAGTACTGAGGGAGATACTAAGGGAGATACTAAGGGAGATACTGAGGAAGTTGGTGAGGAAGGGGGTGCTGTTGtagcaagcaccgttatGGAAGACATAATAGATgaattaatagaaattgatgaaaaattaaaaaattatgaaatacaattaattaaatataataatattattaataattttatactatcCAATAAGAAATCTAATGCTGGAGAACTTAATACTAATGAACCCACTGTTACAGAATCTACTGTTACAGAACCTAATCCTGTAGAATCTAATACTACTGAACCTAATACTATATCTAATACTAAATCTGTTACAAAATCTAATACTGTAGAATTAAATAAGAGTTTGAAGAGAATTAGgaaaaaaaaatatttaattggtgaaatggaattaataaatataatatataaaaatagtaatttattacctaaaaatgatataaattttagtatatataatttttttggTATGGATAGTTTATTTAATGGTACACAAGaatctaatatatatttaaaattatcttcaccatttaatatatataatggtagtattaataaaatcagattccaaaatttaaaatatacacAAATTCAAGATATTTTAGATTATAAActttaa
- a CDS encoding uncharacterized protein (note;~Tap-24g11.q1c.cand.107 - score = 28.87) yields MDKYIDTLVNKDNKMDKKVNLDKFMDKNMKKEFQFKLTECKYLEPNHSNDLPNSQNLHKFTENSQNSINLHKFTGDLQNSNELIQNSTNSTNSTNSNYSNISNYSTNSNYSTNSNKLTKLENSANLANSTNLANFDNFDRNLNNLNEIEIDNDIKYSHLKFLKSHIFKSQQYNTNTNTSTNNSMGFSNSNTNTNSNTNVSQGLNSNVIVRLNEIKNGLMNFGKNNLTKDKKDIKITSLKELYHTNNTNNKLNNKFVNAENYVNSVKIANLEKNVNSERNVNSEKFVKLKNINYENYHLYSQYNTSTRGNVPLSTTRGNVPPGTTRANVPQNTYRPNVLTNTNRGNVLHSPKIPNTKAQILNTNSKTLNTRLQIPNTNHQIPNPKSTITNPKPSYNPVTIPNHKPLHNHKSHPNSKPPNPKLLDKLSINVKYWYKPFSMNRLEDLNIFQGLQVLECLVGDVQKSWHLEAIKYLDRSNYSRLKMTMLRLSNSVYNLHPSRLLISCRGSWEIIQEGSFGSVYYGFIEGCGPSAIKIPNPQMLIQDPIGIMKRFINEWDILSRCSHQFIINIYGAIILGLYDIWICTELIHGVDLHTKKYSNPSQHNIIYSNLQNSVVNSIGSLGNPVVSGMGSAMGNLQNSVGSLGNPVGSSTFSTMGNLPNPTLSSMNNSMNIPMEYGLKMCRQLSEVILYLHTPTDTKGIIIHRDIKPENIIIDSNWNIKLCDFGDAFESNSGNINSITGATWLYAPPELLLHPIILNTTNYSGVNSTNYSGVNTLNTTNYNTLNTTNYGVMNMNSILSEKWDIWSAGCVFQEMFGFPGPFHHLVDMNDSSSVVCEKMVKAAIKGLVPNIPNTLAKTKMGSLILHCLDPNPNNRPTAKEIYQFLQSKDLL; encoded by the coding sequence atggataaatatattgacacattagtaaataaagataataaaatggataaaaaagtaaatttggataaatttatggataaaaatatgaagaaagaatttcaatttaaattaactgaatgtaaatatttagaaCCAAATCATTCAAATGATTTACCAAATTCAcaaaatttacataaattCACTGAAAATTCACaaaattcaattaatttacataaatttactggagatttacaaaattctaatgaattaatacaaaattCAACCAATTCAACCAATTCCacaaattcaaattattcaaatatatcaaattattcaacaaactcaaattattccacaaattcaaataaattaacaaaattagAAAACTCAGCAAATTTAGCAAATTCCACAAATTTAGcaaattttgataattttgatagaaatttgaataatttgaatgaaattgaaattgataatgatataaaatattcacatttaaaatttcttaAATCACACATATTCAAATCTCAACAATACAATACCAATACCAACACTAGTACCAACAACAGTATGGGCTTTAGTAATAGTAACACCAACACCAATAGTAATACCAATGTAAGTCAGGGTTTAAATAGTAATGTAATTGTGAGATTAAATGAGATAAAAAATGGTTTGATGAATTTtggtaaaaataatttaacaaaagATAAAAAAGATATTAAAATCACTTCACTTAAAGAATTATATCATacaaataatacaaataataaattaaataataaatttgtcaatgctgaaaattatgtaaattcCGTGAAAATTGCCAATTTGGAgaaaaatgtaaattcGGAGAGAAATGTAAATTCAGagaaatttgtaaaattaaagaatataaattatgaaaattatcatttatattctcAATATAATACTTCCACCAGAGGTAATGTACCTCTTAGTACCACCAGAGGTAATGTACCCCCTGGTACCACCAGGGCAAATGTGCCTCAAAATACCTATAGACCAAATGTActtactaatactaatagAGGAAATGTACTTCATAGCCCTAAAATTCCTAATACAAAAGCCCAAATACTGAATACCAATTCCAAAACACTTAATACAAGACTCCAAATCCCTAATACCAACCACCAAATCCCAAATCCCAAATCCACTATCACTAATCCTAAACCCTCATATAACCCCGTTACTATCCCTAACCACAAACCCCTTCACAATCACAAATCACATCCCAACTCCAAACCCCCTAACCCTAAATTACTTGACAAATTGTCTATTAATGTGAAATATTGGTATAAACCATTTTCAATGAATAGATTAGAagatttgaatattttcCAGGGCTTACAAGTGCTCGAATGTTTGGTTGGTGATGTCCAGAAGTCTTGGCATTTGGAGGCTATAAAATACTTGGATCGTTCAAACTATTCAAGACTTAAAATGACAATGTTACGTCTTAGTAAtagtgtatataatttacatcCAAGTCGTTTATTAATAAGTTGTAGAGGGAGTTGGGAGATTATTCAAGAAGGTAGTTTCGGCTCAGTTTATTATGGATTTATTGAAGGTTGTGGTCCATCTGCTATTAAAATACCGAATCCTCAAATGTTAATTCAAGATCCCATCGGTATCATGAAACgttttattaatgaatgGGATATTCTTTCACGTTGTTCAcatcaatttattattaatatttatggtGCCATTATACTTGGTTTATATGATATTTGGATTTGTACTGAACTTATTCATGGTGTTGATTTACATactaaaaaatattctaatcCATCTCAacacaatattatatactcGAATTTACAGAATTCAGTAGTCAATAGTATAGGTAGTTTGGGTAATCCAGTAGTCAGTGGTATGGGTAGTGCAATGGGTAATTTACAGAATTCAGTAGGTAGTTTGGGTAATCCCGTAGGTAGCTCAACATTTAGTACTATGGGTAATTTACCTAATCCCACACTTAGTAGTATGAATAATAGTATGAATATACCAATGGAATATGGATTAAAGATGTGTCGTCAATTATCAGaagtaatattatatttacataCACCAACAGATACGAAAggtataataattcataGAGATATAAAGCCGgagaatattattatagatTCCAATTGGAATATTAAACTTTGTGATTTCGGTGATGCTTTTGAATCCAATTCTGGTAATATCAATTCCATTACCGGTGCTACTTGGTTATATGCACCTCctgaattattattacatcCCATTATTCTTAATACTACCAATTACAGTGGAGTTAATAGTACCAATTACAGTGGAGTGAATACACTGAATACTACCAACTACAATACACTTAATACTACCAACTACGGTGTTATGAATATgaatagtatattaagtGAGAAATGGGATATATGGTCTGCAGGTTGTGTATTTCAAGAGATGTTTGGATTTCCAGGACCATTTCATCATCTTGTGGATATGAATGATTCTTCGAGTGTTGTTTGCGAAAAGATGGTTAAAGCTGCGATTAAAGGTTTAGTTCCAAATATTCCAAACACTTTAGCAAAGACTAAAATGGGTTCACTTATTCTACATTGTCTTGATCCGAATCCTAATAATCGACCCACAGCCAAagaaatttatcaatttctACAATCAAAagatttattataa
- a CDS encoding uncharacterized protein (note;~Tap-24g11.q1c.C.cand.130 - score = 72.39): MKEIIKLILIQILINNIFINGMNNGIGMNNLRSILPNEPVNEPIIIPQHITYTTGEPTGVPPLEPIVDPTEVPALEPIGVPTVDTTGTTISTINTVGTTEDPSKVPTTSEPTTDVPTMEVPTMSNTTTVDSMKKNPMEETYIVHTISSETSDNIQKPIVELIEKIQLSDELDDITAEEIEREMEIERGVRGGNTVGVEKGKGPGSGVQGPGGVELEELENIKYETIYISTKIKGTIGIEGTESVEGGVIGTVETEGVEGIEGVEGTGVGINKILLLKDCEGKNVIFEVTNVPNETTKEDLISILYGTVTYNFPNSNLKRTYPAVLLHDESTGEIVITTNQPTTCSTEGPTTDTEEPTREDTTVEEHGTRTGTTEEPNTDAITEEPITSTTTTDGPIREPPIVDTEDLIDMEEGMKCNIYEENRIKRPTEINLTRRRKIGMYEDELLRDLIFGTEVSNIKKPAILLTIWPNTSTVLGPTNTNSTEDSSSNGTTTTGTTSTSGTTTTAAGNIVNEKLVKILNMELVDVSKLTGEYYTFKIANGTTNIPFIVNKHIGDELISNSLTIPHDTITRHFNTKSQHRPMYGRSSSNGGGNGGGNGGGNGGGNGGDDGGRGGTRGIGSRQGNSSTPYTSGPCFSVPYTSGTSGSCGCPSAGPSGSRTYSGPSGSRTYSGTFRTGPCGFPCGSAPCSGSYTGPSGPGPSGPCSSGINIRKKDLDEMYLKCTDRIFYAAEVGIDEVDKGTLEFLRKYINTYDKLNKTRPTIESIVNSTLRQGEILTIEITPESSGTSGTTETTSLDSSTETTSDPINNQNKPEEPMTKPNIPTETKEISEETKEESKEVSNETKVSNEESSSELSKNNSGTESTGVIPESVDVIPELPSDVSPELPTNVSTSSEVVGSELEESSESKAESGSSRGAGIIVGEFSEEDNEN, translated from the exons atgaaagaaataataaaattaatattaattcaaatattaattaataatattttcattaatgGAATGAATAATG GAATTGgtatgaataatttaagatcaatattaccaaatg aaCCAGTCAATGAACCAATTATTATTCCACAACATATAACATATACTACTGGGGAACCAACTGGTGTTCCTCCTTTAGAACCTATAGTAGATCCTACTGAAGTTCCTGCTTTAGAACCAATTGGAGTTCCAACAGTAGACACTACTGGTACtactattagtactattaataCTGTGGGTACTACTGAAGATCCTAGTAAAGTTCCTACTACTTCAGAACCTACCACTGATGTTCCTACTATGGAAGTTCCTACTATGTCAAATACTACTACTGTGGATAGTATGAAGAAAAATCCTATGGAAGAGACATATATAGTACATACAATTTCTAGTGAAACGAGTGATAATATTCAAAAACCAATAGTAgaattaatagaaaaaatacaattatcTGATGAATTAGATGATATAACAGCAGAAGAAATAGAAAGAGAAATGGAAATAGAAAGAGGTGTACGAGGAGGTAACACCGTAGGAGTAGAAAAAGGAAAAGGTCCAGGATCTGGTGTACAGGGACCAGGAGGTGTTGAATTAGAAgaattagaaaatataaaatatgaaacaatatatatatcaacaaaaataaaaggAACAATAGGAATAGAAGGAACAGAAAGTGTAGAAGGAGGAGTAATAGGAACAGTAGAAACAGAAGGTGTAGAAGGAATAGAAGGTGTAGAAGGAACAGGTGTaggaataaataaaatattattattaaaag ATTGTGAGGgtaaaaatgttatttttgAAGTTACAAATGTTCCAAATGAAACAACTAAAGAagatttaatttcaatactTTATGGAACTGTAACTTataattttccaaattcaAATCTTAAAC GAACATATCCAGCAGTTTTATTACACGATGAAAGTACTGGAGAAATTGTTATTACTACAA atCAACCTACTACCTGTAGTACTGAAGGACCTACTACTGATACTGAAGAACCTACTAGAGAAGATACTACTGTTGAAGAACATGGTACCCGTACTGGGACTACTGAAGAACCTAATACTGATGCTATTACTGAAGAACCTATTACTAGTACAACTACTACAGATGGACCTATTAGAGAACCACCTATTGTTGATACAGAAGATTTAATAGATATGGAAGAAGGTATGAAAtgtaatatttatgaagaaaatagaataaaaagACCTACAgagataaatttaacaagaagaagaaaaattGGTATGTATGAAGATGAATTATTAAGAGATTTGATATTTGGTACAGAAgtatcaaatattaaaaaaccAGCTATACTATTAACTATTTGGCCAAATACCAgtacggtgcttggtcccaccaatactaatagtactgaGGACAGTAGTAGTAATGGTACCACTACCACTGGTACAACTAGTACTAGTGGTACAACTACTACTGCTGCTGGTAATATTGTGAATGAAAAGTTGgtgaaaattttgaatatgGAATTGGTTGATGTAAGTAAATTGACTGGTGAATATTATACCTTTAAAATAGCTAATGGAACTACCAACATACCATTCATTGTTAATAAACACATTGGAGATGAATTGATCTCAAATTCATTAACAATACCACATGATACCATTACTAGacattttaatactaaatCACAACATAGACCAATGTATGGTCGAAGTTCATCCAATGGTGGAGGTAACGGTGGAGGTAACGGTGGAGGAAATGGAGGTGGTAATGGAGGAGATGATGGTGGAAGAGGTGGTACTAGAGGTATAGGTAGTAGACAAGGCAATAGTAGTACACCATATACTAGTGGACCCTGTTTTAGTGTACCATATACCAGTGGTACAAGTGGCTCCTGTGGTTGTCCAAGTGCAGGTCCAAGTGGAAGTCGTACCTATAGTGGTCCAAGTGGAAGTCGTACATATAGTGGAACCTTTAGAACTGGTCCATGTGGCTTTCCCTGTGGTAGTGCCCCTTGTAGTGGTTCCTATACTGGTCCAAGTGGACCTGGCCCAAGTGGCCCATGTAGTAGtggtataaatattagGAAAAAAGATTTGGATGAAATGTATCTTAAATGTACCGATAGGATATTTTATGCGGCAGAAGTTGGAATTGATGAAGTTGATAAAGGAACACTTGAATTCCTCAGAAAATATATCAATACTTAcgataaattaaataaaaccAGACCTACAATTGAATCTATAGTCAATTCTACATTAAGACAAGgagaaatattaacaattgAAATTACACCAGAATCATCTGGAACAAGTGGAACTACAGAAACTACTAGTTTGGATTCGAGTACTGAAACAACTAGTGATCCTATCAATAATCAGAATAAACCTGAGGAACCAATGACCAAACCAAATATACCAACAGAAACAAAGGAAATATCTGAAGAAACAAAGGAAGAATCTAAAGAAGTATCTAATGAAACAAAAGTATCTAATGAAGAAAGTTCTAGTGAATTGAGTAAAAATAACAGTGGAACCGAATCAACAGGTGTGATACCAGAATCAGTAGATGTTATACCAGAGTTACCATCAGATGTATCACCAGAATTACCAACAAATGTATCAACATCAAGTGAAGTAGTAGGAAGTGAATTGGAAGAAAGTAGTGAATCAAAAGCTGAAAGTGGATCAAGTAGAGGAGCAGGAATAATAGTAGGAGAATTCAGTGAAGaagataatgaaaattaa
- a CDS encoding uncharacterized protein (note;~Tap-24g11.q1c.C.cand.129 - score = 9.36), giving the protein MTNIKSLEDYIEKENNKYKYAGGQNSGIGIDEGDHIINLYLDGFIVDGGVFRPLSDPINTLFINDVKRGIAPPELQHNNHQINLHLIEHNINYLNNNIIIDKKNYLIGNINTNLKIKLSNGNLINLTISQSATIYDLKYFILQYINNNMSSMSNNMSNNMGTSGTVNSSVNVGEIKLLYGFPPKKINFDDTTTLKDADILNCNIIQKYFYI; this is encoded by the coding sequence ATGACgaatataaaatcattagAAGATTATATAGAGAAagagaataataaatataaatatgcTGGTGGGCAGAATAGTGGAATAGGTATAGATGAAGGTGatcatataataaatttatatttggATGGATTTATAGTGGATGGTGGTGTATTTAGACCATTATCAGATCCaataaatacattatttatcaatGATGTGAAACGTGGTATAGCACCCCCAGAATTACAACATAATAAtcatcaaattaatttacatttaattgaacataatattaattatcttaataataatattattattgataaaaaaaattatttaattggaaatattaatacaaatttaaaaatcaaattatctaatggaaatttaattaatttaactatatCACAATCGGCTACTATATATGATCTTAAATATTTCatattacaatatattaataataatatgagTAGTATGAGTAATAATATGAGTAATAATATGGGTACTAGTGGTACGGTGAATAGTAGTGTGAATGTGGGAgagataaaattattatatggATTCCCacctaaaaaaataaattttgatGATACAACTACATTAAAAGATGctgatattttaaattgtaatattattcaaaaatatttttatatctag
- a CDS encoding uncharacterized protein (note;~Tap-24g11.q1c.cand.108 - score = 8.80), which translates to MIKCVNCGIEVITLYHIYNETNYCLSTCENCGQICDKYVEWEIPLIIIDLFLFKTQVYRHLIYNHSQFPSISPVTVLGHTDRVVPCNKVSSSTVVSSNEETSNTTGTTTVGPSTVTKGKGANSTAMECTSEKNSNKIAAVTKTGESGTNTVGTEKVPFGVGGWHWTRHRNGKIIRIILLLISATILDSYSMLTSCNYLTNTPNICFPQFQSYNQTLLNYIILYFKSFNTHINSQGINPLEYLIYP; encoded by the coding sequence atgataaaatgtgtaaattgtGGTATAGAAGTAATAACATTATatcatatatataatgaaacaAATTATTGTTTATCAACTTGTGAAAATTGTGGTCAAATTTGTGATAAATATGTCGAATGGGAAATTcctttaattattattgatttatttcttttcaAAACACAAGTTTATCgtcatttaatttataatcatTCACAATTTCCTTCTATTAGccccgttacggtgcttggtcacacGGATAGAGTTGTACCTTGTAATAAGGTTAGTAGTAGTACAGTTGTATCTAGTAATGAGGAAACTAGTAATACTACTGGTACTACTACtgttggaccaagcaccgtaactaagggaaagggagctaattctacagctaTGGAATGTACTAGTGAGaaaaatagtaataaaattgcTGCTGTAACTAAAACTGGGGAGTCAGGTACTAATACTGTAGGTACTGAGAAAGTCCCTTTTGGGGTTGGTGGTTGGCATTGGACCagacaccgtaatggaaaaataataagaataatattattattaatatcagCAACAATATTGGATAGTTATTCAATGTTAACATCatgtaattatttaacaaatacACCAAATATATGCTTTCCACAATTCCAATCATATAATCAAACACtcttaaattatattattctttattttaaatctttcaATACACATATCAATTCACAAGGTATCAATCCCTTAGAATACCTAATATACCCTTAG